Proteins from a genomic interval of Amycolatopsis sp. cg13:
- the fgd gene encoding glucose-6-phosphate dehydrogenase (coenzyme-F420): MELKVGYKASAEQFGPRELVEFAVRAEELGLDSVWVSDHFLPWRHEGGHAPWALAWMPAVAERTSRVLIGTSVLTPTFRYNPAVIAQAFATMALLSNDRVILGAGTGEALNEIAVSGREWPEFKERFARLRESVRLMRELWSKDSVDFEGDYYQLVNAKIYDRPERPVPVYIAAGGPVVAKYAGRAGDGMICTSGKGMELYTEKLMPAMAEGAAAAERDASGVDRMIEIKMSYDRDPEKALANTRFWAPLSLSAEQKHTVSSAEEMERLADELPIEQVAKRWIVASDPDEAVAQIKPYLDAGLNHLVFHGPGHDQERYLAQFAEDVLPRLRALS; this comes from the coding sequence GTGGAGCTGAAGGTCGGGTACAAGGCGTCGGCGGAACAGTTCGGGCCTCGTGAGCTGGTGGAGTTCGCGGTGCGGGCCGAGGAGCTGGGGCTGGACTCGGTGTGGGTGTCGGACCATTTCCTGCCGTGGCGGCACGAGGGCGGGCACGCGCCGTGGGCGCTGGCGTGGATGCCGGCGGTGGCGGAGCGGACCAGCCGGGTGCTGATCGGGACCAGCGTTTTGACGCCGACGTTCCGGTACAACCCGGCGGTGATCGCGCAGGCGTTCGCGACGATGGCGCTGCTGTCGAACGACCGGGTGATTCTGGGTGCGGGCACCGGCGAGGCGTTGAACGAGATCGCGGTGTCGGGCCGGGAGTGGCCGGAGTTCAAGGAGCGGTTCGCGCGGCTGCGCGAGTCGGTGCGGTTGATGCGGGAGCTGTGGAGCAAGGACAGCGTCGATTTCGAGGGCGACTACTACCAGTTGGTCAACGCGAAGATCTACGACCGGCCGGAGCGTCCGGTGCCGGTGTACATCGCGGCGGGCGGTCCGGTGGTGGCGAAGTACGCGGGCCGCGCGGGCGACGGCATGATCTGCACGTCCGGCAAGGGCATGGAGCTGTACACGGAGAAGTTGATGCCCGCGATGGCCGAGGGCGCGGCGGCGGCTGAGCGGGACGCGTCGGGCGTGGACCGGATGATCGAGATCAAGATGTCGTACGACCGGGATCCGGAGAAGGCGCTGGCCAACACCCGGTTCTGGGCGCCGTTGTCGTTGAGCGCGGAGCAGAAGCACACGGTGTCGTCGGCGGAGGAGATGGAGCGGCTGGCCGACGAGCTGCCGATCGAGCAGGTCGCGAAGCGGTGGATCGTCGCCTCGGACCCGGACGAGGCGGTCGCGCAGATCAAGCCGTACCTCGACGCGGGCCTGAACCACCTGGTCTTCCACGGCCCGGGCCACGACCAGGAGCGGTACCTGGCGCAGTTCGCCGAGGACGTGCTGCCGCGGCTGCGCGCGCTGTCCTGA
- a CDS encoding helix-turn-helix domain-containing protein has product MDVLTLLGHPVRLRIVHALRGDRTLTTAQLGALLPDVSKATVYRHVDLLADGGILEVADEQRVRGAVERTYRLRKENASIGQDAIAQLTPDDHRRGFAAATAALVAEFDAYLSRGQANPVEDLVGYRQHTVWLDRDELLDMIDGMRKAIAPMLTNEPAPGRRRYLLSPILFPSED; this is encoded by the coding sequence GTGGATGTATTGACTCTCCTAGGGCATCCGGTGCGGCTGCGGATCGTGCACGCGCTGCGCGGCGACCGGACGCTCACCACCGCACAACTGGGCGCACTGCTCCCGGACGTCTCGAAGGCGACGGTCTACCGGCACGTCGACCTCCTCGCCGACGGCGGCATCCTCGAGGTGGCCGACGAGCAACGCGTGCGCGGCGCGGTCGAGCGCACTTACCGGCTGCGCAAGGAAAACGCGTCGATCGGCCAGGACGCGATCGCGCAGCTGACCCCGGACGACCACCGTCGCGGATTCGCCGCCGCGACCGCCGCGCTGGTCGCCGAGTTCGACGCGTACCTCAGCCGGGGCCAGGCGAATCCGGTGGAGGATCTCGTCGGCTACCGGCAGCACACCGTCTGGCTGGACCGCGACGAACTGCTCGACATGATCGACGGCATGCGGAAAGCCATCGCGCCGATGCTCACCAACGAACCCGCGCCGGGGCGCAGGCGGTACCTGCTCAGCCCGATCCTCTTCCCCAGCGAAGACTGA
- a CDS encoding serine aminopeptidase domain-containing protein, producing the protein MGVGMNASEVATAVVGQARDGQFSEIATRFSPELRAAVSGAALEAAWTVQIGEHGPVTSLGEPVAEPAGPGLTRVQVPVGCARGGFLVVMSVDAAGTVAGLRLAAAVGWTKPSYVDGTVFVERDVVLSAEPHSVPGTLTVPRGEGPWPGVVLLSGGGIFDRDETAGPNKPLKDLAWGLASRGVAVLRFDKVTHAHPELASASGFTMSAEYVPHAVAAVRLLQSQDSVDAARVFVAGHSMGGKVAPLVALAEPSVAGLVLLAADAEPMHEAAVRVVRHLAALDAKVEALVEPLTRQAAAVAEPALSPTTPGDGLLFGYPGSYWLELREYDPVATAASLSVPLLLVQGGRDYQVTVEDDLSRWQNGLAGPAVDIRVYPADDHEFFPGTGPSTPDSYRQPQHVDPAVVADLAEWLTR; encoded by the coding sequence ATGGGGGTCGGGATGAATGCGAGCGAGGTGGCGACGGCTGTCGTCGGGCAGGCGCGGGACGGGCAGTTCAGCGAGATCGCGACGCGGTTCTCGCCGGAGTTGCGGGCGGCGGTGTCCGGCGCGGCGCTGGAAGCGGCGTGGACTGTGCAGATCGGTGAGCACGGTCCGGTGACTTCGCTGGGCGAACCGGTCGCTGAGCCAGCGGGTCCTGGACTGACCCGGGTGCAGGTGCCGGTCGGCTGCGCGCGGGGCGGGTTTCTCGTCGTGATGTCTGTCGATGCGGCGGGAACCGTTGCGGGGCTTCGGCTTGCTGCCGCCGTGGGGTGGACCAAACCGTCCTATGTGGATGGAACGGTGTTCGTTGAACGGGACGTCGTTCTTTCCGCGGAACCCCACTCGGTGCCTGGAACACTGACTGTGCCGCGAGGGGAAGGTCCATGGCCGGGGGTGGTCCTGCTCAGCGGCGGCGGGATCTTCGACCGCGACGAGACGGCCGGGCCGAACAAGCCGCTCAAAGATCTCGCGTGGGGCTTGGCTTCCCGGGGCGTGGCGGTGCTGCGCTTCGACAAGGTGACGCACGCCCATCCCGAGCTGGCCAGCGCATCCGGCTTCACGATGTCCGCGGAATACGTGCCGCATGCTGTCGCGGCCGTTCGGCTTCTGCAGTCGCAGGACAGCGTCGATGCCGCGCGCGTGTTCGTGGCTGGGCACAGCATGGGCGGGAAGGTCGCGCCGCTGGTGGCGCTCGCCGAGCCGTCGGTCGCGGGGCTGGTTCTTCTGGCGGCTGATGCCGAGCCGATGCACGAAGCCGCTGTGCGGGTGGTCCGGCATCTGGCAGCGTTGGACGCCAAAGTCGAGGCGCTCGTCGAGCCGCTCACCCGGCAGGCTGCGGCGGTCGCTGAGCCGGCGTTGTCGCCGACCACGCCGGGGGACGGGTTGTTGTTCGGCTATCCCGGGTCGTACTGGCTGGAACTGCGCGAGTACGACCCCGTCGCGACCGCCGCGTCGCTGTCGGTGCCGCTGCTTCTGGTGCAGGGCGGCCGGGATTATCAGGTCACGGTCGAGGACGACCTGTCCCGATGGCAGAACGGACTGGCTGGACCGGCGGTGGACATTCGGGTCTATCCGGCGGACGACCACGAGTTCTTTCCCGGCACCGGGCCGTCCACACCGGACAGTTACCGGCAGCCGCAGCACGTCGACCCGGCGGTGGTGGCCGATCTCGCGGAGTGGCTGACGCGGTGA
- a CDS encoding SdrD B-like domain-containing protein has product MTVTAGSAGAAEDGTLTVQVLRDFFGTGIVNATMDTPQPGMSVLVTDPAGHQVRGRTDAAGKVVVDPAAPLAGGRYRVDVSVPDPYRAYLQAAPASTEKNHFDSFTTFVDLREAKDVSVITGVWNPADHTLPDARYYVPVQNPAVNSDGSAPDPNTRALVAFDRNLRGTCPADSACPTVLNTQAQVGTTWGLAYDKYRERIFQSAFAKRFTKYGPEGGGAIYTTPLGGGAPKLFAKVPGAEITAHGAVDMRKDEHFVDVPGKESLGGIALTEDGKTLYAISLVTRNLLSFDATGDTAKIEKQTPIPMPDCAGPDDWRPFAVAAHDAKLYVGGVCSAESTKRREDLKAVVYTYDGTKFTPVVEHRLDYLRGNVIAGFQDEDMDHWNPWDTSFASWDKFIKHGPGINPQPELASLAFTRDGSMILGFRDRFMDVFGSGIDPRPGRTGVATGMSGGDITMACAAPGGGYDWEGTGVCPNHGTPATNGHEPAGTVEYFHGDFYDPNRSGNGLHQEAAQGSVAYIPQQQWVISTELDPAQAVSSDGVGYYDVDSGIGPGQDNPKHGYAFVGPANSFGKAGGLGDIAYQAANAPIQIGNLVWFDGDHNGIQDPNRTDEVPLAKATVNLLDVDGKKVATTQTDKAGEYYFGGVGAEYQLKPGEKYTVQFDVCTAATDNVPGTPPATDLRFTLPTAGPDRAHDSNVVPPKTGRLCNGYAPVTAPAQAGGVDHTIDAGVYLPAPPGPPTSSAPPATSPAVPPVAHPPAPGATDTDSLASTGIPLLPMLLILGGALLAGGTGFLVASRRRRFRRQ; this is encoded by the coding sequence CGTCAACGCCACCATGGACACGCCGCAGCCGGGCATGTCGGTGCTGGTCACCGACCCCGCCGGGCATCAGGTGCGCGGCCGCACGGACGCCGCGGGCAAGGTCGTCGTGGACCCGGCCGCCCCGCTCGCCGGCGGCCGGTACCGCGTCGACGTTTCGGTTCCGGATCCGTACCGCGCGTATTTGCAAGCCGCGCCCGCGTCCACTGAGAAAAACCACTTCGACAGTTTCACGACGTTCGTGGATCTGCGCGAGGCCAAGGACGTTTCGGTGATCACCGGCGTCTGGAACCCGGCCGACCACACGCTCCCCGACGCCCGCTATTACGTGCCGGTGCAAAACCCGGCGGTGAACAGCGACGGCAGCGCACCCGATCCGAACACCCGCGCGCTGGTCGCGTTCGACCGCAATCTCCGCGGCACCTGCCCCGCCGACTCGGCTTGTCCGACTGTGCTGAACACCCAGGCGCAAGTCGGCACCACGTGGGGGCTGGCGTACGACAAATACCGCGAGCGCATTTTCCAGTCGGCGTTCGCGAAACGCTTCACCAAGTACGGCCCCGAGGGCGGCGGCGCGATTTACACGACGCCACTCGGCGGCGGCGCGCCCAAGCTGTTCGCGAAGGTGCCGGGCGCGGAGATCACCGCACATGGCGCGGTCGACATGCGCAAGGACGAGCATTTCGTCGACGTCCCCGGAAAGGAAAGCCTCGGCGGGATCGCGCTCACCGAGGACGGCAAGACGCTGTACGCGATAAGTCTGGTGACCCGGAACCTGCTCAGTTTCGACGCGACCGGAGACACCGCGAAGATCGAAAAGCAGACGCCGATCCCGATGCCGGACTGCGCCGGCCCGGACGACTGGCGGCCGTTCGCGGTCGCGGCGCACGACGCGAAGCTGTATGTCGGCGGCGTCTGCTCGGCGGAAAGCACGAAGCGGCGCGAGGACCTGAAAGCCGTGGTCTACACCTACGACGGCACGAAGTTCACTCCGGTGGTCGAGCACCGTCTCGACTACCTCCGCGGCAACGTCATCGCGGGTTTCCAGGACGAGGACATGGACCACTGGAACCCGTGGGACACCTCGTTCGCCTCGTGGGACAAGTTCATCAAGCACGGTCCCGGGATCAACCCGCAGCCTGAACTGGCGAGCCTGGCGTTCACCCGCGACGGCTCGATGATCCTCGGCTTCCGCGACCGGTTCATGGACGTCTTCGGCTCCGGCATCGACCCGCGGCCAGGCCGCACCGGGGTCGCGACCGGCATGTCCGGCGGCGACATCACCATGGCGTGCGCGGCGCCCGGCGGCGGATACGACTGGGAGGGCACCGGGGTCTGCCCGAACCACGGCACGCCCGCGACCAACGGCCACGAACCGGCGGGCACGGTCGAGTACTTCCACGGCGACTTCTACGACCCCAACCGCTCCGGCAACGGCCTGCACCAGGAGGCCGCGCAGGGTTCGGTCGCCTACATCCCGCAGCAGCAGTGGGTGATCAGCACCGAACTCGACCCGGCACAGGCGGTCAGCTCGGACGGCGTCGGATACTACGACGTCGACTCCGGCATCGGGCCCGGGCAGGACAATCCGAAGCACGGGTACGCGTTCGTCGGCCCGGCCAACAGCTTCGGCAAGGCGGGCGGGCTCGGCGACATCGCCTACCAGGCCGCGAACGCGCCGATCCAGATCGGCAACCTCGTCTGGTTCGACGGCGACCACAACGGCATCCAGGACCCGAACCGCACGGACGAGGTCCCGCTCGCGAAGGCGACCGTGAACCTGCTCGACGTCGACGGCAAGAAGGTCGCCACCACGCAGACCGACAAGGCGGGCGAGTACTACTTCGGCGGCGTCGGCGCGGAGTACCAGCTGAAGCCGGGCGAGAAGTACACCGTGCAGTTCGACGTCTGCACCGCGGCGACGGACAACGTGCCCGGGACCCCGCCGGCGACCGATCTGCGATTCACGCTCCCGACCGCCGGCCCGGACCGGGCGCACGACTCGAACGTCGTGCCGCCCAAGACCGGACGGCTCTGCAACGGCTACGCGCCGGTGACCGCTCCCGCCCAGGCGGGCGGGGTCGACCACACCATCGACGCCGGCGTCTACCTGCCCGCGCCGCCCGGCCCGCCCACGTCGTCCGCTCCCCCGGCGACGAGCCCGGCGGTTCCTCCGGTCGCCCATCCGCCCGCTCCGGGCGCGACGGACACGGATTCCCTTGCCTCGACCGGGATTCCGCTGCTGCCGATGCTGCTGATCCTCGGCGGAGCCCTCCTCGCCGGAGGCACCGGATTCCTGGTGGCGAGCCGGAGAAGGCGGTTCAGGCGGCAGTGA